The Candidatus Cloacimonadota bacterium genome contains the following window.
AATTATATACTGGATAGATATTATCTTCTAAAACACGATAAAAAATATCTGGTTTTGTTTCATCCAATAACTGATGGTCTTCACTCCTAACCGCAGCACAGTGAATCATTGCGTCTATGTTATCCAAATAATTTGTAAGATACCTTGAAACAGCTTCATAATCTCTAAGATCCACTGATATTTGTGGAGATTTGAGATCACTTATGCGCTGTTTGTGCTTATGGTATAGAAGGAGAAGCTTTTTGCCTTCAGCCTCATAAATATGGGCAAGATAGCTGCCTATATGAGAATTTGCTCCGCTAATAAGAATCGTATTCATGATTTTTTGGTAATATCCACAATCTTGTGGGCAAGATCAAATTTATCGCCTTGAGCAGTTTGGGAAGATGAATCACAACTAAGTACTGTTATCTCGTTAGTATCTTTTCCGGCATTATTTAAATGATTTGCTACGATAATGTCCAAATTCTTTTTCTGCAGTTTGAGTTTTGCATTCTTAACGATATCAGAAGTTTCAGCGGCAAATCCTATCAGTTTTTGGCCAGGGGCCTTAGTTTCTCCAAGTTCCTGTAATATATCTTTTGTGCTTCGTAGTTTTATACACAAATCTTTACCTTTCTTAATTTTTTCGCTACTGTAAGATTCTGGTTTGTAATCTGACACAGCGGCACACATGAACACCCAGTTACATTGTTGAAAATGCGCAATCATTTCTTTGTGCATTTCTTCCACAGAAATAGCCTCAATCGCATCATTTAAGTAATATGGCAGTTCTGTGCTAATCGCACCATAAACTAAAGTAACCTCAGCTCCCCTTAAACAAAGTGCGCGAGCCAAAGATAACCCCATTTTCCCAGAAGATCGATTACTTATAAAGCGCATGGGGTCAATAGCCTCTTTAGTTGCCCCGGCACTAACCAATGCTTTGATCCCTTTAAGATCACGACCATATTGCAAATAGGTGCGAATGGCAAAAACAAGCTCTTCGTTTGGAGGATACTTGCCTTTCCCACTGTATGCACAAGCTAATAAGCCGGTATCTGGCTCAATTATAAAATGTCCCCTCTTGTGTAGTAATGCAATATTATCTATTGTTGCCTGATTTTGATACATGTGCACATTCATTGCAGGTACCCATAGTATAGGTTTGGTGTATGCAAGAATAATGGAACTAAGTAGATTGTCCGCAATACCATGGGCTGCTTTGGCTATAGTATTTGCGCTTGCAGGGGCAACAATTATCAAATCTGCCCAATCTGCCAAGTTTATATGGGGTATGGCATCATTTTCATACCATAGTGTTGAATAAACCTCGCCATGCGTTATGGCAGAGAAATTTACGGGACTTACAAACTTGTTGGCAGCTTCGGTTAGGACGGTACGGATATCGTAGCCAATCTTATAAAGCTTACTGGCAAGATCTATAGCCTTATATGCCGCTATGCCCCCACATACACATAAGAGAATTCGAGGTTTTTTCATCAGAATTTTACCGAAAGCTTCACTTGGGGTACGTTGTGCCGAACATCTACACTGAAATTCGCCCTACGTTCTTGAGCATTATACCTTAAAACATCGATCCCACTAATAAGGTGATTAAGGATTGTTACTCCCAAGGCTAGCTTAGCAAAAGATTCAAAATCTTGTGCTTTATTCCGCATTTGATTATACTGAGATCTATCTGATTCGGTTTCCCAGCTAAAATACTTATCATCCAGATAGGCATGATCGTCTATATACTGCTGTTGTTGAATTGGATCGGCAGAATACAATCGCATAGCCTCTGCTCTTACAGCTGCATTATAGCCCAAAGCGTCATAACCGCTACTATTATACTTGCCCAAATTTTTTAGAAACTCCTGATCGTAGTCACCAGGATTTATATGAGCATATTTCACTGCATAAACATAGGATTCTTCTTTAAGCAGATTTGCTTCACTTTTTAGATATAACTGACTGCCAATAACAAGTGCTTCAGCTGCAACAAGCGCATAACCATAAGTTCTGCCATTTTTCACTTGTGTGTATCCGGGAATTAACAGAGACATTAGGAAGTCTTTTTTTTGAGCATTCAGCGATGCAACTGAGGCTGCGCACATTAAAATGATGAGTAAGTATTTCAGATTCTTCATCAAAACCTCAATTCACAGTTTAGCGATACTCCATCATAGCCACTTAGTCCAGCGTAAATATTCATGTTTCTGCTTAGTAACGCAGTATCTACAATGCTAATAGCACGATTTAACAGCATTATGCCCAAGGCAAGATTGTGATTAATCTTCATTTTTTGATGCTTACGCCGCATGCTATTATAGGTTTGCCAGTGTTCAATACTTTGCCACTCCCACTGTTCATCTCCACTAAAGCTCTCTGCGGCTATAGTTTCGGCATAACTCACTGGATCGTAGTTAGAGATTAGGTAATAGTTTCTAACTACCATTTCAATATATTCATTGTAATCATCGCTGCTGATGTATTCCTGTACATATTGGTAATGACCCTGTGGAGAATCTAAGGGTACACCGGCGTATTCATTAGCATAACGTTTATACCTGTCTTTTTGCAAATTCATATCCTGATCTGTTTTAAAAAAACTGTATGCCGCTATAATTTCTGAAGAAAGTAAAAATAATCCACGATTAGTTTTTCCCATGGCAATCTCTCCGCTTCCGGGAACTAAAGCACTCATACCAATGTATGCAAAGCGAGATTGGGCAAAAAGAGCACCACCAAACAGGTAGAGCATTAAGACTAGAACAAATCTGTGTTTCATTAAAACTTCCAGTTAAAAGAAAGTGTTGGGGTTAATTTATCGTTTCTTAAACGAGTGTAATATTGCATTCTTATTCCCCTATCGGTTATAGCTCCCCGATTCACTTTTCTTGTCAGGCGTATGGCATCCAGACCGGCAGCAATATGATTAAACGCTAAGCCAAAAGTGAATGCTCGCGAAATTGCATAATCGCTTTTTGCTTCATTACGCATCTCAATGTACTTTCTGCGCATAATACTGAAATCATGACTATCATTTCTAACTTCATGATCCATGTATAAATCTCGTTCGGGAACATCGTATAATGGATAGTTGCCAGACCATGTCCAATTAGGATTGGGGGGATCAGTATCGTAACCAGAGGGACTCCAATTCGGACCTTGAAAACTACCACTTTCGTCAGTAGCAAAAGTATAATACCAATCTGCCCATCCAAATACATAATGAGCGTATTTGCCAATATCTTCATAGAAGTGTTGAGTGTTGTTATCATCCAATCTAAAGTATGATTGTTCGTAGATATCTGCCGAGTTTAAATTCAATAGTAAGGTTTCTACTCTTTCTTGCCTTTCTCTGCTGTATCGGAAAGTATTTTGAATCACTTCACCGTTTGGGAGAGTATAATCGATAAGTTCACCATTTGCATAGTATTCGTAATCCTTAGTTTTATCATCGCCACGCTTATTAAAGTATACAATTCCCGCAATCATGCCAGCCTCTAAGACTGGAAACAGATATGTGGTAAAAGCGCTACGATCTGCGTAAAATTGTCCAGCGCCGGGGAATAACATCGACATTACCATTGCGGTTCGAGCATTCTTTTTTTCGTAATTAACTTGAATAAAATCTGCTTTAAGCTCTTCTTCTTTAGGTGTTTCATTCTCCCAAAGCCAATCTTCGGCATTTTGGGCAAAAACACTGCTTACTATAGTCATTAGCATTAAGCATATTATTATTTTACGCATAAGATACTTCCTATTTCTCCACGGCAAATTTAAAGCTTTTTATTTTATTTCCACTAGTTACATTAACCAGATATACTCCCGAGCTGAGCTTTTTTGAACTTAGCTCTAAATCCAATCTCGGCTCATGCTGTAGTTTATGGGATTGAACTTTCAATCCTGAAATATCATAAATATTTATCTCTATGTCTGCTGGCGCATTTTCCACACGCAAGTGGTAATACTCTTTACTAACTGGACTGGGAAAAACAAAAGCATTAAATGCCTCATGGGTAGTGCCAGGCTCTGCTTGAATACTTCCAAAAACCACACCAGAACCCGAGTTTTGATACCCATTCCACAATATTGGGTTTTCATCTAATCCGTCTATTGAGTGAATGTAGCCAATGTTTTTTCCCGGATTCGCTATTGTATAGTACCACAATAATCTGCTATTTACTGCATCATAATATAAAATATCCGTCCAAGCCGGATGCTCAATCTCGCTATGATATGGTACCAACATCGAAAATTCAGGACGAAGCTCTCCCCTATCGGAGATGGCTACGTATCCTTGACTATTTACTTGAAGATACAGAATTGTCTCATCTTCAAATCTAACAACCTTTGAGTTCCCATTGGGGCTTATAGTAATCCTATCTAAACAGCGTGGAAAGCCCTGATTTAGATATCCATTGTAGTTAATGAGGTATGCATTGTTGCCTAAACCGAAAAAAAGCCTTAGGTCTTTGCTGGAATCTGCCAGAAGAGCAGGCTGAGAAGGTAAATATGAGCTCGGATTCCTAAATATTAGGTTCAGATTAGTTGTATCCATTCTATCTAGGGCATAAGTATAGCGATAGATATTTCCGCTGTTGGCAGTTAAGAATACTTCTACTGCTTTGTCGGATTTGCAAACAATAGGTTCGTACTCTCCAAATATCTCAGGCAATTCAATCGCATCAATTAACGATAGTTGTTGTGCATCCAGAAGATGGAAGTTTCTTTCAGAAAGAGCAATAATGGTGCCACTAAACCCCGTAATATTTTTGAGGTCTTCTACTGAAGTACTATCTGCGATAATGTAGTCTGATACTCTAAATATTGTATCGCCAACATGAGTATAAAGATTGTTATCTATTTCAATTGGTTGCGCAAGTGTTCCCGAAAACTCTATTGCGTTTTCCGCTACACCAATCGTGCTGACCAGCATAAATCTCAATGTGTTATCCTTTACACCCACAATTTCCTTATCACCAGTAATGCTGTTTTCGATACTAATTGCCGGAAAATCAAAATCCCATTCTTCAATCTGGACGGGCTCTATCATCTCTATCCATTCTCCACCAAGATCACAAAAGAGTCTAAGTCCACCGCTACCAAAAAATGGCATAGATAATTCACAGAAATCAGTCGATATAGGCTGGGCAGCCAAGGGGCTGGATTCTACAAAAATACTTTTTGTGGTATCCCACAATGAACTTTCTAAAGTACAGGTCATAATCGGGGCAGGATCACTTATATTATCAAAGAAGAATTGGCCTCCTAATCCAGCTTCATTTACTAAAGCTGGCTCAGATTGTGCACTAAGACGTGGACGCCATTCTTCATCGCTCCATTCTATAAACACTCCATAATCACCAAATGATGGCTTTCTAGCATGAAAATACTCATAGGGTGTACCAGTCCAGTATTGAGAATAATACTCTCCCAAATCCCGAATGCCATCTGCCTCTAACACCATTACACCAGGTCTATTAAAACTAGTGTTTACAGTGTTGTTTTCAAAATTAGACCAAAATGATCCATCGTCGAGAACACTACCTTCTTGGTAAAGAACTTTTTCATTCACATACCATACCAGCAGTCCACCTCCTTTTACATTAAGGTCTCCGTCCAAAAACGATGGCAAAAGATAGTCGTACTCATAAGTTGGTTTATTTGTTGGGTCGCCGAAGGCAACCGGATGAAGAATAACCCTTCCGTTTAAAGTTGCATAAACAGATGTGAAGCCATCACCATCAGGATCCAAATTGCGGTTTTCTATCAAATAGTACTCATCTGGGCTAATCTGATAGCGAATAATATTTGGCTTAACATATTCATCCTGAATCATACTACTACTTGCTATCTCTATCGTGCTTAAAGCTTCATATTCGCTAATGTCCTTGTATAAACCATTACTCCGAAAAATATCTTCAAAAAGTAAAGACCGACTAAATGCACCTGGTAATGTGGGTAGGGCTCCTTCCACTAAAACATAATCGTCATTTTCATTGCCCAAATCGAATTTTGAAATACCAGATCCGCCACTATCCATAATGTCGAACATACCAACCATTGGTGAGAAACTATAAACATTGTATAAGTCTACTAGCCCCAATGAATGTCCAAATTCATGAAATAGTACCGCATTTAATGCACCATAACCTGTATGAGTAATTTTGCCACCCTCTTCTATGAAATCAAAATCTTGAGATATCGTAGCAGGCACATTACAAGCATGAAATATCTCGTGATCTCCATTGTCAACCTCGGCTTGCTTACCATCTCCTACTCGGATAAAAAACGAGGGAATATCTACGGGACTGTCTCCGGCATAATCGTGTTGCCAATCTGAACCAGCATGAATAATCATATAATGAGCATATTGTCCAAATTCAATTTGGGGATCATCATTATCAGCGGTTTCAAATGCCTCCTTAAAATACTCTTCCATCTTGCTAACAAAAAGCTCAGAATTTGCATTAGGGGGGTTGTAATAGGACATCGGTTGTGAAAGTGTGTATGCAGCCTTATCCTTTGGCCAAACATCATAAATAAGATCGTAATATCCCGCTGAAGCAGAACTATAGTAATGGCGCATAGCTTCTAGGTTTGCTTCAAAGTACTCACGGTCATGGGGAGGCTTGCCAATGGAGAATAGGTAGTCAGCATCTTCTTCAAGTTGAAACTTTCCATTTCCAGTACTCAAGGGATCTTCATCTTCTTGAAAATCTACCAATATC
Protein-coding sequences here:
- a CDS encoding NAD-dependent epimerase/dehydratase family protein translates to MNTILISGANSHIGSYLAHIYEAEGKKLLLLYHKHKQRISDLKSPQISVDLRDYEAVSRYLTNYLDNIDAMIHCAAVRSEDHQLLDETKPDIFYRVLEDNIYPVYN
- the coaBC gene encoding bifunctional phosphopantothenoylcysteine decarboxylase/phosphopantothenate--cysteine ligase CoaBC → MKKPRILLCVCGGIAAYKAIDLASKLYKIGYDIRTVLTEAANKFVSPVNFSAITHGEVYSTLWYENDAIPHINLADWADLIIVAPASANTIAKAAHGIADNLLSSIILAYTKPILWVPAMNVHMYQNQATIDNIALLHKRGHFIIEPDTGLLACAYSGKGKYPPNEELVFAIRTYLQYGRDLKGIKALVSAGATKEAIDPMRFISNRSSGKMGLSLARALCLRGAEVTLVYGAISTELPYYLNDAIEAISVEEMHKEMIAHFQQCNWVFMCAAVSDYKPESYSSEKIKKGKDLCIKLRSTKDILQELGETKAPGQKLIGFAAETSDIVKNAKLKLQKKNLDIIVANHLNNAGKDTNEITVLSCDSSSQTAQGDKFDLAHKIVDITKKS
- a CDS encoding T9SS type A sorting domain-containing protein, with the translated sequence MKRISLSGLIVVLAMIMIPATYCSQLFAQKMNLHPYPKTNKPKIHPYASLLRQESTFEHAQKNKGDYRKLLVILVDFQEDEDPLSTGNGKFQLEEDADYLFSIGKPPHDREYFEANLEAMRHYYSSASAGYYDLIYDVWPKDKAAYTLSQPMSYYNPPNANSELFVSKMEEYFKEAFETADNDDPQIEFGQYAHYMIIHAGSDWQHDYAGDSPVDIPSFFIRVGDGKQAEVDNGDHEIFHACNVPATISQDFDFIEEGGKITHTGYGALNAVLFHEFGHSLGLVDLYNVYSFSPMVGMFDIMDSGGSGISKFDLGNENDDYVLVEGALPTLPGAFSRSLLFEDIFRSNGLYKDISEYEALSTIEIASSSMIQDEYVKPNIIRYQISPDEYYLIENRNLDPDGDGFTSVYATLNGRVILHPVAFGDPTNKPTYEYDYLLPSFLDGDLNVKGGGLLVWYVNEKVLYQEGSVLDDGSFWSNFENNTVNTSFNRPGVMVLEADGIRDLGEYYSQYWTGTPYEYFHARKPSFGDYGVFIEWSDEEWRPRLSAQSEPALVNEAGLGGQFFFDNISDPAPIMTCTLESSLWDTTKSIFVESSPLAAQPISTDFCELSMPFFGSGGLRLFCDLGGEWIEMIEPVQIEEWDFDFPAISIENSITGDKEIVGVKDNTLRFMLVSTIGVAENAIEFSGTLAQPIEIDNNLYTHVGDTIFRVSDYIIADSTSVEDLKNITGFSGTIIALSERNFHLLDAQQLSLIDAIELPEIFGEYEPIVCKSDKAVEVFLTANSGNIYRYTYALDRMDTTNLNLIFRNPSSYLPSQPALLADSSKDLRLFFGLGNNAYLINYNGYLNQGFPRCLDRITISPNGNSKVVRFEDETILYLQVNSQGYVAISDRGELRPEFSMLVPYHSEIEHPAWTDILYYDAVNSRLLWYYTIANPGKNIGYIHSIDGLDENPILWNGYQNSGSGVVFGSIQAEPGTTHEAFNAFVFPSPVSKEYYHLRVENAPADIEINIYDISGLKVQSHKLQHEPRLDLELSSKKLSSGVYLVNVTSGNKIKSFKFAVEK